The following are encoded together in the Citrobacter arsenatis genome:
- a CDS encoding DUF2594 family protein has protein sequence MSTPDFSTAENNQELANEVTCLKAMLTLMLQAMGQADAGRVILKMEKQIAQIEDQSQAAVFSNTVKQIKQAYRQ, from the coding sequence ATGAGTACGCCTGACTTTTCCACTGCTGAGAATAACCAGGAACTGGCTAATGAAGTCACCTGCCTGAAAGCCATGTTAACGCTGATGCTGCAGGCAATGGGTCAAGCCGATGCAGGACGCGTGATTCTTAAAATGGAAAAACAGATCGCACAGATTGAAGATCAATCACAGGCTGCGGTATTTTCCAACACTGTTAAGCAAATTAAACAAGCTTACCGCCAGTAA
- the uvrY gene encoding UvrY/SirA/GacA family response regulator transcription factor has translation MINVFLVDDHELVRAGIRRILEDIKGIKVVGEACCGEDAVKWCRSNSVDVVLMDMNMPGIGGLEATRKIARSTADIKVIMLTVHTENPLPAKVMQAGAAGYLSKGAAPQEVVSAIRSVFSGQRYIASDIAQQMALSQIEPEKTETPFASLSERELQIMLMITKGQKVNEISEQLNLSPKTVNSYRYRMFSKLNIHGDVELTHLAIRHGLCNAETLTSQ, from the coding sequence TTGATCAACGTTTTTCTTGTTGATGACCACGAACTGGTGCGCGCAGGGATACGACGCATTCTTGAAGATATAAAAGGCATTAAAGTTGTCGGCGAGGCGTGCTGCGGCGAAGATGCGGTGAAATGGTGCCGCTCAAATTCCGTTGACGTTGTGCTGATGGACATGAATATGCCCGGTATTGGTGGCCTTGAGGCAACGCGTAAAATTGCGCGTTCAACGGCTGACATTAAAGTGATCATGCTGACGGTCCATACCGAAAACCCGTTGCCTGCAAAAGTCATGCAGGCAGGAGCTGCGGGCTATCTCAGTAAAGGGGCTGCGCCCCAGGAGGTCGTGAGTGCGATTCGTTCGGTTTTTTCCGGCCAACGTTATATTGCCTCCGATATCGCTCAGCAAATGGCGCTCAGCCAGATTGAGCCTGAGAAAACGGAAACCCCGTTTGCCAGTTTGTCTGAACGTGAGTTGCAGATTATGCTGATGATCACCAAAGGTCAGAAGGTCAATGAGATCTCAGAACAGCTGAATCTTAGTCCTAAAACGGTGAACAGTTATCGCTATCGAATGTTCAGTAAATTAAACATTCACGGCGATGTTGAGCTGACTCACCTGGCAATTCGCCATGGCCTGTGTAATGCGGAGACATTAACAAGCCAGTGA
- the tcyN gene encoding L-cystine ABC transporter ATP-binding protein TcyN, protein MSAIEVRNLVKKFHGQTVLHGIDLDVKPGEVVAIIGPSGSGKTTLLRSINLLEQPEAGTIKVGEITIDTARSLTQQKSLIRQLRQHVGFVFQNFNLFPHRTVLENIIEGPVIVKGEPKAEATARARELLAKVGLAGKETSYPRRLSGGQLQRVAIARALAMRPEVILFDEPTSALDPELVGEVLNTIRQLAQEKRTMVIVTHEMSFARDVADRAIFMDQGRIVEQGPAKSLFTHPQQPRTRQFLEKFLMQ, encoded by the coding sequence ATGAGTGCTATCGAAGTCAGAAACCTGGTCAAAAAATTTCATGGGCAAACGGTGCTGCATGGGATCGATCTTGACGTCAAACCCGGTGAAGTGGTAGCGATTATCGGGCCGAGCGGTTCGGGTAAAACCACGCTGCTGCGTAGCATTAATTTGCTGGAGCAACCGGAGGCGGGCACGATTAAGGTGGGTGAGATTACGATTGATACCGCACGCTCGTTAACTCAACAAAAAAGTCTGATTCGTCAGTTGCGCCAGCACGTAGGCTTTGTGTTCCAGAACTTTAATTTATTCCCGCATCGTACGGTGCTGGAAAACATTATTGAAGGCCCGGTGATTGTTAAAGGCGAGCCGAAAGCTGAAGCGACAGCCCGAGCGCGGGAATTGCTGGCAAAAGTAGGGCTGGCGGGTAAAGAAACCAGCTATCCGCGGCGTTTGTCCGGTGGGCAGCTGCAGCGTGTGGCGATTGCCCGCGCGCTGGCAATGCGACCCGAGGTGATTCTTTTTGATGAGCCGACCTCTGCGCTCGATCCTGAACTGGTTGGCGAGGTGCTTAATACCATCCGCCAACTGGCACAGGAAAAACGCACCATGGTGATTGTGACGCATGAAATGAGCTTTGCCCGCGATGTGGCCGACCGGGCGATATTTATGGATCAAGGCAGGATCGTGGAGCAGGGACCCGCAAAATCCTTATTCACGCATCCGCAGCAGCCGCGAACCCGTCAGTTTCTTGAAAAGTTTCTGATGCAATAA
- the sdiA gene encoding transcriptional regulator SdiA: protein MQDHDFFTWRRSMLLRFQEMATAEDVYNELQQQTQHLEFDFYALCVRHPVPFTRPKTALHTTYPKAWVAHYQSENYFAIDPVLKPENFSQGHLPWNDTLFRDAQPLWDAARNHGLRKGMTQCLMLPNRALGFLSVSRASIRNSRFANDEVELRMQLLVRESLSVLTRLEDDMVMAPEMRFSKREKEILKWTAEGKTSSEIAIILSISENTVNFHQKNMQKKFNAPNKTQIACYAAATGLI, encoded by the coding sequence ATGCAGGATCATGATTTCTTCACCTGGCGACGGAGCATGCTGTTACGCTTTCAGGAAATGGCGACGGCAGAGGATGTCTATAACGAATTACAGCAACAGACGCAGCACTTAGAGTTCGATTTTTACGCGCTCTGTGTTCGTCATCCCGTACCTTTTACCCGGCCTAAAACGGCACTTCATACGACATATCCCAAAGCATGGGTGGCGCATTATCAGTCCGAGAATTATTTCGCGATTGATCCGGTGCTGAAGCCTGAAAACTTCAGTCAGGGACATTTACCCTGGAACGATACCTTATTTCGCGACGCACAGCCCCTATGGGATGCCGCGCGCAATCATGGTTTACGTAAAGGGATGACGCAATGCTTAATGTTGCCGAATCGGGCGTTGGGTTTTTTATCGGTATCGCGTGCGAGTATCCGTAATAGTCGCTTTGCAAATGACGAAGTGGAACTCAGAATGCAGCTGCTGGTGCGAGAAAGCTTGTCGGTACTCACGCGGCTGGAAGATGACATGGTCATGGCGCCCGAGATGCGCTTTAGCAAGCGGGAAAAAGAAATATTGAAATGGACGGCAGAAGGCAAAACGTCTTCAGAAATCGCAATAATTCTGTCGATTTCTGAAAATACCGTTAACTTTCACCAGAAAAATATGCAAAAAAAATTCAATGCACCAAACAAAACGCAGATTGCCTGTTATGCTGCTGCGACCGGGCTTATCTGA